A single genomic interval of Stieleria maiorica harbors:
- the mqnE gene encoding aminofutalosine synthase MqnE: MPATDVAARFREIRDKVEAEQRLTLDDGIFLYDPAVPLQQIGELANLVRERKNGNVGYFNINTHLNPTNVCVYRCRFCAFRSDLRDPKGYVMSDEQIVQRGREATENGCTEMHIVGGLHHKMPYQWYRGIIELLNETYPQIHLKAWTAVEINWFEFQTKKSKQWVLQDMRDAGLGSMPGGGAEIFHPEVRDQLCEHKANTHEWLQIHQTAHEIGLRTNCTMLYGHVEQAYHRIDHLIRLRELQDRTGGFQVFIPLAFHPENTKLDNIKKPSALMDLRTMAISRLMLDNVQHIKAYWIMLGIETAQTALAYGADDIDGTVRHELIYHDAGATTPECLSVDHIKQLITEAGRVPVERDTVYNHVHREPHDFTKWTSGAPVGV; the protein is encoded by the coding sequence ATGCCTGCTACCGACGTCGCCGCACGATTCCGAGAAATCCGAGACAAAGTTGAAGCCGAGCAGCGGCTCACCTTGGACGACGGGATCTTCTTGTACGATCCCGCGGTGCCGCTGCAACAGATCGGCGAACTGGCGAATCTGGTCCGTGAACGCAAAAACGGCAACGTCGGTTACTTCAACATCAACACCCACCTGAATCCGACCAACGTCTGCGTCTATCGTTGCCGGTTCTGTGCCTTTCGCAGCGATTTGCGCGATCCCAAAGGCTATGTGATGAGCGACGAACAGATCGTCCAGCGTGGCCGCGAAGCGACCGAAAACGGGTGCACGGAAATGCACATCGTCGGTGGGCTGCATCACAAGATGCCCTACCAGTGGTACCGCGGCATCATCGAATTGCTGAATGAAACGTACCCGCAAATTCACCTCAAAGCCTGGACCGCCGTCGAAATCAATTGGTTCGAATTCCAGACCAAAAAATCGAAACAATGGGTGCTCCAGGACATGCGTGATGCCGGGTTGGGCAGCATGCCCGGCGGCGGGGCGGAGATTTTTCACCCGGAGGTTCGGGACCAGTTGTGCGAGCACAAAGCCAACACGCACGAGTGGTTGCAAATTCACCAAACGGCGCACGAAATCGGGCTGCGAACGAATTGCACCATGCTGTACGGGCACGTCGAACAAGCCTATCACCGCATCGATCACCTGATCCGGCTGCGCGAACTGCAGGATCGCACCGGCGGGTTCCAGGTCTTCATCCCGCTGGCGTTCCACCCCGAAAACACCAAGCTGGACAACATCAAAAAGCCTTCGGCGCTGATGGACCTGCGGACGATGGCGATCAGCCGTTTGATGCTCGACAACGTCCAACACATCAAGGCGTACTGGATCATGCTGGGCATCGAAACGGCCCAGACGGCGCTCGCCTACGGTGCCGACGACATCGACGGTACGGTCCGTCACGAATTGATCTATCACGACGCCGGGGCGACCACCCCGGAGTGTCTGAGCGTCGATCACATCAAACAACTGATCACCGAAGCCGGGCGCGTTCCGGTCGAACGCGACACGGTCTACAACCACGTCCACCGCGAGCCCCACGACTTCACCAAGTGGACCTCCGGCGCCCCGGTCGGCGTGTAG
- the trpD gene encoding anthranilate phosphoribosyltransferase codes for MTTFDDAIQQAQRNEDLSADQTAVLIDQMLSGEAAEDQIGQLLLALREKGEAVSEIVGAATAMRRHMTRIPHRHDCLLDTCGTGGSRSGSFNISTAVAIVTAACGVPVAKHGNRKATSVTGSADVLEELGVGIESDADQVARRLDEIGLCFCFAVKLHPAMRHVVGIRRKLGVKTLFNLLGPLCNPAGATHQLLGTSNVDAQEKIAAAIAQLGTRRSFVVHAADGQDEVCLDRYTAAVEVTGNQVSGRSRWTPEDFGLSPTDVTALAASGPAESAAIIRRILDGHPGPARDTVLAGVAAALLLTDKVTSLADGVSQAAQVIDSGAAKAKLEQLARA; via the coding sequence ATGACGACCTTCGACGACGCGATCCAACAGGCCCAGCGCAACGAGGATCTGTCCGCCGATCAAACGGCGGTCCTGATCGACCAGATGCTCAGCGGCGAAGCGGCCGAGGATCAGATCGGCCAATTGTTGCTGGCACTCCGCGAGAAAGGCGAGGCGGTCTCGGAAATCGTCGGCGCGGCGACCGCCATGCGCCGCCACATGACCCGTATTCCCCATCGCCACGATTGCTTGCTGGACACCTGTGGGACCGGCGGCAGCCGCAGCGGATCGTTCAACATCAGCACCGCCGTCGCGATTGTGACCGCCGCCTGTGGGGTTCCCGTGGCCAAACATGGCAACCGCAAAGCGACCAGCGTGACCGGATCGGCCGACGTGCTGGAGGAATTGGGGGTGGGAATCGAGTCGGACGCCGATCAGGTCGCTCGGCGGTTGGACGAAATCGGTTTGTGCTTCTGTTTTGCCGTCAAATTGCACCCCGCGATGCGGCATGTCGTTGGAATTCGGCGCAAACTGGGCGTCAAAACCCTGTTCAATCTGCTCGGACCGCTCTGCAACCCGGCCGGAGCGACGCACCAATTGCTGGGCACCAGCAACGTCGATGCCCAGGAGAAAATTGCCGCCGCGATCGCCCAACTGGGGACCCGGCGTTCGTTCGTCGTCCATGCCGCCGACGGCCAGGACGAGGTTTGCCTGGATCGTTACACCGCCGCCGTCGAAGTTACGGGCAATCAGGTCAGCGGTCGATCTCGCTGGACGCCCGAGGATTTCGGTTTGTCGCCGACCGACGTCACCGCCCTGGCCGCCAGCGGACCCGCCGAAAGCGCTGCGATCATTCGCCGCATCTTGGACGGCCACCCCGGACCAGCGCGGGACACCGTCCTGGCCGGCGTTGCGGCGGCACTGCTGCTGACCGACAAGGTCACCTCATTGGCCGATGGCGTCTCGCAAGCCGCCCAGGTGATTGACAGCGGGGCGGCAAAGGCCAAATTGGAGCAACTGGCTCGGGCGTAG